A DNA window from Mucilaginibacter xinganensis contains the following coding sequences:
- a CDS encoding tetratricopeptide repeat protein: MKISVIISFLIISSFENSSAQNSYVKLGQQALMNGDFKAAVAQLEKACLIDSTNSTALLMLGYSYYHSENYKKSIAAYTKEIAINPTDATAYYYRARAKGYMGKDNALSAADKEKYLLGSIFDLTKAIAIDPDDTKNKYYQVRGIAYREYGIFKMQATGRSYDKPRAINSLKASIADLEKVLTDNPGRTDISTLIDLSKQKLDEAFAHK, from the coding sequence ATGAAGATTTCGGTAATAATATCTTTCCTGATAATTTCTTCTTTTGAAAACTCGTCTGCCCAAAACTCATACGTGAAGTTGGGTCAGCAGGCTTTAATGAATGGAGACTTTAAAGCAGCGGTAGCACAGCTTGAAAAAGCCTGCCTTATTGATTCAACCAACTCTACCGCCTTGCTAATGCTGGGTTATTCCTATTACCACAGCGAAAATTATAAAAAATCAATAGCTGCTTACACCAAAGAGATAGCCATTAACCCTACCGACGCAACAGCGTATTACTACAGGGCCAGGGCAAAAGGCTACATGGGCAAAGACAACGCACTGTCTGCCGCCGATAAAGAAAAATATCTGTTGGGGTCAATATTTGATCTCACAAAAGCCATAGCCATTGATCCGGACGATACCAAAAACAAATATTACCAGGTTAGAGGGATTGCCTACCGTGAGTACGGTATATTTAAAATGCAGGCCACGGGCCGATCATATGATAAACCCAGGGCTATAAATTCGTTAAAAGCATCTATAGCTGATTTGGAAAAAGTTTTAACAGATAACCCCGGCAGAACAGATATCTCCACCCTTATTGATCTTTCAAAGCAAAAGCTTGACGAGGCATTTGCGCATAAATAG
- the lon gene encoding endopeptidase La, with amino-acid sequence MNFDPFDFKSALPVINEDSEFFPLMSTEDEEEMNNEALPEVLSILPLRNTVLFPGVVIPITVGRDKSIKLIRDANKGNRMIGVVSQQDVGIEDPTFSQLNKIGTIALIVKMLQMPDGNTTVILQGKKRFILKDEVQSVPYIKATIEAFKEVKHKEDKEFKAMVSSIKDMAMSIIQLSPNIPSEAGIAIRNIESTSFLINFISSNMNADMLAKQQLLEEPNLRNRANLVLEHLTLDLQMLELKNQIQSKVRVDLDKQQRDYFLNQQLKTIQEELGGSSPDLEIDSLKLRAAKKKWAKEVKDHFNKELEKLVRTNPAAADYSVQINYLELLLDLPWNEFTKDNFDLKRAQKVLDKDHFGLDKVKQRIIEYLAVLKLKHDMKAPILCLVGPPGVGKTSLGKSIAKALGRKYVRMALGGIRDEAEIRGHRKTYIGAMPGRIIQSVKKAGAANPVFILDEIDKVGNDFRGDPSSALLEVLDPEQNSTFYDHYVEMDFDLSNVMFIATANSLSSIQPALLDRMEIIEVNGYTIEEKVEIAKQHLIPKQRDAHGLKAKDVVLKPEIIEKLIVDYTRESGVRSLEKKIGSLVRGVAKNIALEEPYNPAVNKKDVERILGAPIFDKDLYEGNDEAGVVTGLAWTSVGGDILFIEASLSPGKGKLTLTGSLGDVMKESVTIALAYLRAHASYFDIDPRLFDLWDIHVHVPAGATPKDGPSAGITMLTALTSAFTQRKVKPNLAMTGEITLRGRVLPVGGIKEKILAAKRANITEIILCASNKKDIMEIKEDYIKDLKFNYVTQMREVIDLALLNEKVKNPLDLTIKPEAGKPAA; translated from the coding sequence ATGAATTTTGATCCATTTGATTTTAAAAGCGCTTTACCGGTTATAAACGAAGATTCCGAATTTTTTCCACTGATGTCCACAGAAGACGAGGAGGAAATGAATAACGAAGCGTTGCCGGAAGTGTTATCTATATTACCCCTTAGAAATACAGTGCTTTTTCCGGGTGTTGTAATTCCTATCACCGTTGGCCGCGATAAATCTATTAAACTGATTCGTGATGCAAACAAGGGAAACCGGATGATTGGGGTAGTTTCTCAACAGGATGTGGGGATTGAAGACCCTACATTTTCGCAGTTAAACAAAATTGGAACCATTGCGCTTATTGTAAAAATGCTGCAAATGCCCGACGGTAATACTACGGTTATATTGCAGGGTAAAAAGCGCTTTATTTTAAAAGACGAAGTACAGAGTGTACCTTACATAAAGGCTACCATCGAAGCTTTTAAAGAGGTAAAACATAAAGAGGACAAAGAGTTTAAGGCGATGGTATCGTCTATAAAGGATATGGCCATGAGCATAATCCAGTTGTCGCCAAATATCCCGAGCGAGGCCGGAATTGCCATTCGCAATATTGAAAGCACATCATTTTTGATCAATTTTATATCATCAAACATGAATGCTGATATGCTTGCCAAGCAACAACTGCTTGAAGAGCCAAACCTGCGAAACAGGGCAAACCTGGTGCTGGAGCATTTAACGCTTGACTTGCAGATGCTGGAGCTTAAAAACCAGATCCAGAGTAAAGTAAGGGTTGATTTGGATAAGCAGCAGCGCGATTACTTTTTAAATCAGCAGTTAAAAACTATCCAGGAAGAACTTGGGGGGTCATCTCCCGACCTCGAGATTGATAGCTTAAAGCTGCGGGCGGCAAAAAAGAAGTGGGCTAAAGAAGTAAAAGATCATTTTAACAAAGAGCTTGAAAAGCTGGTTCGCACTAACCCGGCCGCCGCCGATTATTCGGTACAGATAAATTATCTTGAACTGTTGCTTGATTTGCCATGGAACGAGTTTACCAAAGACAACTTTGATTTAAAACGTGCCCAAAAGGTGCTGGATAAGGATCATTTTGGTTTGGACAAGGTAAAGCAACGCATTATTGAATATTTGGCGGTGCTTAAGTTAAAGCACGATATGAAAGCCCCTATACTTTGTTTGGTTGGCCCTCCGGGAGTTGGTAAAACATCATTAGGTAAGTCAATTGCAAAAGCGTTAGGCCGTAAATATGTGCGCATGGCTTTGGGGGGCATAAGGGATGAAGCCGAAATACGCGGGCACCGCAAAACCTACATTGGCGCAATGCCCGGCCGGATCATCCAGTCTGTTAAAAAAGCGGGCGCTGCAAACCCGGTTTTTATATTGGATGAGATTGATAAGGTGGGCAATGATTTCCGCGGAGATCCTTCATCAGCTTTACTGGAGGTACTTGACCCGGAGCAAAACAGCACTTTTTATGATCATTATGTAGAGATGGACTTCGACCTGTCAAACGTAATGTTTATCGCGACAGCAAATTCACTGAGTTCCATACAGCCAGCTTTGCTTGACCGTATGGAGATTATTGAGGTGAACGGCTATACCATTGAAGAAAAGGTTGAAATAGCTAAACAACACCTGATCCCCAAACAAAGGGATGCGCACGGTCTAAAAGCCAAGGATGTTGTTTTAAAGCCTGAAATTATAGAAAAACTGATAGTTGACTATACCCGTGAATCCGGTGTGCGGTCATTGGAGAAAAAAATAGGTTCGCTGGTACGTGGCGTAGCAAAAAATATTGCCCTGGAAGAACCTTATAATCCGGCAGTAAATAAAAAGGATGTAGAGCGGATATTGGGTGCGCCAATATTTGACAAAGATTTGTATGAGGGCAATGATGAGGCCGGTGTGGTTACAGGTTTGGCATGGACCTCGGTAGGCGGAGATATATTATTTATTGAAGCAAGTTTAAGCCCCGGCAAGGGTAAGCTAACGCTAACCGGAAGTTTGGGCGATGTAATGAAAGAGTCAGTAACCATAGCATTGGCTTATTTACGCGCGCACGCTTCGTACTTTGACATTGATCCGAGATTGTTTGACCTTTGGGATATTCACGTACACGTACCCGCAGGGGCTACACCAAAAGATGGTCCGTCGGCAGGTATTACCATGCTTACTGCTTTAACATCTGCATTTACCCAGCGCAAGGTTAAACCTAACCTGGCTATGACCGGAGAGATTACCCTGCGCGGGCGCGTATTGCCCGTTGGTGGCATAAAAGAAAAAATACTGGCGGCCAAGCGCGCCAATATAACAGAGATCATCCTGTGCGCATCAAATAAAAAGGATATCATGGAAATTAAGGAAGATTATATAAAAGACCTTAAGTTCAACTATGTAACCCAAATGCGCGAAGTAATCGATCTCGCATTGTTGAACGAAAAAGTCAAAAATCCCCTCGACCTTACGATTAAGCCCGAGGCCGGAAAGCCCGCAGCTTAA
- a CDS encoding lipid A deacylase LpxR family protein: MKIKLVTLLISLFCAVTVFAQSHRNEIGIQTDNDSYLGQGSDRYYTDGIFIQFRRALTVKSGDSTRLLNKVLGLEIGQKIYNPQSGSVFYKEADQPELVDRPFAGYLYAGATLNFLYKDESNIKIGAQIGIIGPGAYGKQVQEYVHDNFGFYHPSGWEYQIKNEAQLNLSAEYNMLLARGSWIDVSLTSYAHLGNGFTGAGVGPMLRMGAFNQLFNSVSTQSTAIANSTVAPLHAHEIFFYYKPLFNYVAYDATIQGGLLNKHNDPNSLEITRNKEPFIFSNQLGVAFTTGRFVIDAAAIFHTKEVKEMVRSEQWGSVTAAYRFK; encoded by the coding sequence ATGAAAATTAAACTAGTTACCCTCCTGATCAGCCTTTTTTGCGCTGTTACCGTTTTTGCACAGTCACATCGCAATGAAATAGGAATTCAAACCGATAATGACTCCTACCTGGGCCAGGGATCGGACAGGTATTATACCGACGGGATCTTTATTCAGTTCAGACGCGCCCTGACCGTAAAAAGCGGCGATAGCACCCGGCTGCTTAACAAAGTACTGGGGTTGGAAATTGGACAGAAGATCTATAACCCTCAAAGCGGAAGTGTATTTTATAAAGAGGCAGACCAACCCGAACTGGTTGACCGCCCGTTTGCCGGTTACCTTTATGCAGGTGCAACCCTTAACTTTTTATACAAGGATGAAAGCAACATAAAAATAGGGGCACAGATAGGTATTATTGGCCCGGGGGCATATGGAAAGCAGGTGCAGGAGTATGTACATGATAACTTTGGCTTTTACCATCCCAGCGGCTGGGAATACCAGATTAAAAACGAAGCGCAGCTAAACCTCAGTGCCGAATACAACATGCTGCTGGCGAGAGGTAGCTGGATTGATGTTTCATTAACAAGTTATGCGCATTTGGGTAACGGCTTTACAGGCGCAGGTGTCGGGCCTATGCTAAGGATGGGCGCATTTAACCAGTTGTTTAATTCAGTGAGTACACAAAGTACTGCAATTGCAAACTCAACGGTTGCACCCCTGCATGCACACGAGATATTTTTTTACTATAAGCCACTTTTTAACTATGTAGCTTATGATGCAACTATACAGGGCGGTTTATTAAATAAACATAATGATCCTAACAGCCTTGAAATAACCCGTAACAAGGAGCCATTTATCTTTAGCAATCAATTGGGCGTAGCTTTTACAACCGGGCGTTTTGTAATTGATGCCGCAGCAATATTCCATACCAAAGAGGTTAAAGAGATGGTACGGTCAGAACAATGGGGGAGCGTAACGGCAGCTTACAGATTTAAGTAA
- the arfB gene encoding alternative ribosome rescue aminoacyl-tRNA hydrolase ArfB, with amino-acid sequence MNFSKADLQKETTYKASRSGGKGGQNVNKVSSKVELLFSISNSLLFTDEEKELLNQKLQSRFNKDGLVQVICDEERSQYLNKEKAIERLTVLLTKALHKPKVRKATKVSKAAKAARLQSKKIQSTKKDSRKKGFGEGD; translated from the coding sequence ATGAATTTTTCTAAAGCCGACCTGCAAAAAGAAACCACTTATAAGGCCTCCCGCAGCGGCGGCAAAGGGGGCCAAAATGTAAATAAGGTATCCAGCAAGGTCGAACTATTGTTTTCAATCAGCAACTCCCTGCTGTTTACTGATGAGGAGAAGGAACTATTAAACCAAAAACTGCAATCGCGTTTTAATAAAGACGGGCTTGTACAGGTAATTTGCGATGAAGAGCGCAGCCAATACCTTAATAAGGAGAAAGCTATTGAAAGGCTAACCGTATTATTGACCAAAGCACTCCATAAACCTAAGGTACGCAAGGCAACCAAAGTAAGCAAAGCTGCAAAAGCAGCCCGCCTGCAGTCAAAAAAAATCCAGTCAACCAAAAAAGACAGCAGGAAGAAGGGGTTTGGCGAAGGTGATTGA
- the cmk gene encoding (d)CMP kinase: protein MGNNIIVAIDGYSSCGKSTLAKALAKKLHFIYVDSGAMYRAVALYFLRNNIDLKDPEQIAEALKNIHLNFHSRDYQTHITLNDEEVSDEIRLMPVSETVSAVSAIRAVRKEMVKQQQRMGRSKNIVMDGRDIGTAVFPDAPVKIFMTADPKVRAERRFKELAPKNPDITLEDIFENLAHRDYQDTTRAESPLVRAEDAIILDNTDLTPDEQLLFALSRVEPFL, encoded by the coding sequence ATGGGTAATAACATCATAGTTGCCATTGATGGCTATTCATCGTGCGGAAAAAGCACTTTAGCAAAGGCGTTAGCCAAAAAACTTCATTTTATATATGTTGACAGTGGTGCAATGTACCGGGCTGTGGCATTGTATTTTTTAAGAAATAATATAGACCTTAAGGATCCTGAGCAAATTGCTGAAGCGCTGAAAAATATCCACCTTAACTTTCACTCGCGCGACTATCAGACCCATATCACTTTAAATGACGAGGAGGTATCTGACGAGATCAGGCTGATGCCGGTATCTGAAACCGTAAGTGCCGTGTCGGCCATCCGCGCAGTGCGTAAGGAAATGGTGAAGCAGCAGCAACGCATGGGCAGATCAAAAAATATAGTGATGGATGGCCGCGATATCGGAACCGCGGTATTCCCCGATGCGCCTGTTAAAATTTTCATGACGGCCGACCCTAAAGTAAGGGCCGAAAGACGTTTTAAGGAACTTGCACCTAAAAATCCGGATATAACCCTGGAAGATATTTTTGAGAACCTGGCCCACCGTGATTACCAGGATACCACGCGCGCTGAGAGCCCGCTGGTACGTGCCGAAGATGCCATCATACTGGATAATACCGATTTAACCCCCGATGAGCAACTGCTGTTTGCATTAAGCCGGGTTGAGCCGTTTTTGTAA
- a CDS encoding deoxycytidylate deaminase, translating into MTKLSFDHIFMNLATDLAKRSHCVKAQVGAVLAKDTRIISIGYNGPPAHTHNCDEEWPGTGCPRDSKGSCSLALHAEENAILYAVKNGANLEGATLYTTLSPCLPCARLIYSAGVKKVFFDKSYAAYKGLASDEGVDFLNRFGVSAEKFNAE; encoded by the coding sequence ATGACCAAATTAAGTTTCGACCATATTTTTATGAACCTGGCAACCGACCTGGCTAAGCGCTCACACTGCGTTAAAGCACAGGTCGGTGCTGTTTTAGCCAAAGACACCCGGATCATTTCTATTGGATACAACGGCCCTCCTGCGCACACCCACAACTGCGACGAGGAATGGCCAGGCACCGGCTGCCCGCGCGATTCAAAAGGAAGCTGCTCGCTGGCGCTGCACGCCGAAGAGAACGCCATCCTTTACGCCGTAAAAAATGGTGCAAACCTTGAAGGTGCCACGCTATACACCACCCTGTCGCCATGCCTTCCCTGTGCAAGGCTTATTTATTCAGCCGGTGTTAAGAAAGTGTTTTTCGATAAATCATACGCCGCCTATAAAGGCCTGGCAAGCGATGAAGGGGTTGATTTCCTGAACAGGTTTGGCGTAAGCGCCGAGAAGTTTAATGCAGAATAA
- a CDS encoding MFS transporter, which translates to MEQNNAKSYGTALYTIITVFFFWGFLAASNGIFIPFCKTHFSLTQFESQLIDFTFYGGYFIGSLILYFASSASGVDILNKLGYKNGIILGLVLSAFGALLMIPAVNSGSFGFILGSFFVIALGFSLQQTAANPFVIVLGPPETGSNRLNFAGSINNIGALLGPVVVSVVLFGSAGAHTAAADVKISSINNLYYLLAGLFLAVALFFWVSKLPKVTSDEKIESSKKANTPLLVIFVAFLMILAADPLSKATSVPSQYFVYASLAIILVTLVSTIFAAQKNKEGWGAMQYPQLILGMIAIFTYVGTEVTIQSNMGSLLKTPEFGSFNESQIAPYISLYWGSLMIGRFAGSIGAFNLSKTTKYVLYVIIPFLAFGVVLMVNSLSGVDVSNLYVYGICVAVLVVAFFIGQQKPTRTVSVLGILGVIFMLIGLFTTGRVATFSFISGGLCCSIMWPSIFALSITGLGKYTSQGSAFLIMMILGGSIIPPLQGKIADGSNNIIAGMSGIHFSYIVPVLGFAYLAYFAWKVSRELLKQGIDLDHVQASGGH; encoded by the coding sequence ATGGAACAAAATAACGCAAAAAGTTACGGTACAGCATTGTACACTATCATTACTGTATTTTTCTTTTGGGGCTTTTTAGCTGCCTCCAATGGTATTTTCATACCCTTCTGTAAAACTCACTTTAGTTTAACTCAGTTCGAATCACAATTAATTGATTTTACCTTTTATGGCGGTTACTTTATTGGTTCTTTGATATTATACTTTGCATCTTCAGCATCAGGTGTAGATATCTTAAATAAGCTCGGTTATAAAAATGGCATCATATTAGGCCTTGTTTTATCGGCGTTCGGCGCTCTTTTAATGATTCCCGCTGTAAATTCGGGTTCGTTTGGTTTTATCCTGGGTTCCTTTTTTGTAATTGCCCTGGGCTTTTCATTACAGCAAACCGCTGCAAACCCTTTTGTAATTGTGCTGGGGCCGCCTGAAACCGGCTCAAACCGTTTAAACTTTGCCGGCAGTATCAATAATATAGGTGCCTTATTGGGTCCTGTTGTGGTAAGTGTTGTACTATTTGGTTCAGCCGGTGCACATACGGCAGCAGCTGATGTAAAAATATCCTCTATTAATAACCTGTATTACTTACTGGCTGGCTTATTTTTAGCTGTGGCCTTATTCTTTTGGGTATCAAAACTCCCTAAAGTTACCAGCGATGAGAAAATAGAATCGAGCAAAAAGGCAAACACACCGCTTTTGGTAATATTTGTGGCTTTCTTAATGATATTAGCAGCCGATCCTTTAAGCAAGGCAACAAGTGTTCCCAGCCAATATTTTGTTTATGCATCGTTAGCCATAATTTTGGTAACGCTTGTGAGTACAATTTTTGCAGCGCAAAAGAACAAAGAAGGTTGGGGTGCAATGCAATACCCTCAGTTAATCCTGGGCATGATCGCAATTTTCACCTATGTAGGTACCGAGGTTACTATCCAAAGTAACATGGGTTCATTATTAAAAACACCTGAATTTGGCTCATTCAATGAATCACAGATTGCGCCATACATTTCATTGTATTGGGGCAGCTTAATGATAGGCAGGTTTGCAGGCTCAATAGGTGCCTTTAACCTTTCAAAAACAACTAAATACGTCTTGTACGTTATTATACCGTTCTTGGCGTTTGGCGTTGTTTTAATGGTAAATTCACTGTCGGGTGTTGATGTAAGCAACCTTTATGTTTACGGTATTTGTGTTGCTGTATTGGTTGTTGCATTCTTTATCGGTCAGCAAAAGCCAACCCGTACCGTTTCTGTACTGGGCATATTAGGCGTTATTTTTATGCTGATTGGTTTATTCACCACAGGCAGGGTTGCAACATTTTCATTTATAAGCGGTGGCTTGTGCTGTTCAATTATGTGGCCTTCCATTTTCGCTTTATCAATTACCGGTCTTGGCAAATACACCAGCCAGGGTTCTGCTTTCCTGATTATGATGATCTTAGGCGGATCGATCATCCCGCCACTACAAGGTAAAATTGCAGATGGCAGTAATAATATAATTGCAGGCATGAGCGGGATCCATTTCTCTTACATCGTACCTGTATTGGGCTTTGCTTATCTGGCTTATTTCGCCTGGAAAGTTAGCAGGGAATTACTTAAACAAGGCATCGACCTTGATCATGTGCAAGCCTCTGGCGGCCATTAA
- a CDS encoding LysE family translocator, translated as MIEAVISGIGFGLVLTFLTGPVFFALIKTSIEKGFHAGVALALGVVCSDMVFVGAILFGSQYFDITAHDKTYAGIFGSAILFAIGLYYLFKKAEINYTNTVPTTLHRAGYFLKGFVMCIFNPTILFHWTLVIGAASTVYHEGVPNRSLKIGIMFLTILVVQFGLDTTKAFYADKLRDRISVKFVHRLNEVAGAALIIASFVLLDKLVTHFIFPAPGS; from the coding sequence ATGATAGAAGCTGTTATTTCGGGTATAGGGTTTGGATTAGTGTTGACGTTTTTGACCGGCCCGGTTTTTTTTGCATTGATAAAGACCAGTATTGAAAAAGGCTTTCATGCAGGCGTTGCCCTTGCGCTGGGGGTGGTATGCAGTGATATGGTTTTTGTAGGGGCCATTTTGTTTGGTTCGCAGTACTTTGATATTACAGCGCATGATAAAACCTACGCGGGCATTTTTGGCAGCGCCATCCTGTTTGCAATAGGCCTGTATTACCTGTTTAAAAAGGCCGAGATAAATTACACCAATACCGTACCTACCACGCTGCACCGCGCCGGCTACTTTTTAAAGGGCTTTGTGATGTGCATTTTTAACCCCACCATATTATTCCACTGGACGCTTGTTATAGGTGCTGCAAGTACCGTTTACCATGAAGGGGTGCCCAACAGGTCGTTAAAAATCGGTATTATGTTTTTAACCATACTTGTGGTGCAATTTGGCCTTGATACTACAAAAGCGTTTTACGCCGATAAACTGCGCGACCGGATTTCGGTAAAGTTTGTTCACCGCCTTAATGAGGTTGCAGGCGCGGCCCTTATTATCGCTTCATTTGTTTTGCTTGATAAATTGGTTACCCACTTTATTTTCCCGGCCCCCGGATCATAA